The Hordeum vulgare subsp. vulgare chromosome 7H, MorexV3_pseudomolecules_assembly, whole genome shotgun sequence DNA window ACCAAGATAGTAGCACCGCCCGTGTACACTACCCTTAAGACCGTCTTTAGAAGCTCCAATTTTTTCTGCCACTGGCATGATAGGTTAGGCCACCCCGGACTTAGGATGATGAGGAACATAGTTAACAACTCGCATGGCCATAATGTTAACGTGAAAAAATTTCCGAATCCCGATAATTTCGTATGCTCCGCATGCGCGAGGGAGAAGTTAGTCATTAGTCCATCGCCCCTAAAGGTGAGGGATCAAATCCCCGCGTTTTTGGAACGTATCCAAGGAGACATATGCGGTCCAATTCAGCCCCTGACAGGGTCGTTTAGGTACTTCATGGTGCTCATGATGCTTCCTCTAAATGGTCCAACGTTTGCCTGCTGTCAACACGGAACCATGCCTTTGTAAAGTTGATCTCTCAGATCATACAAACGAGGAATAATTTCCCTGATCATCGTATAAAGTCTATTCGAATGGACAACGTCGGAGAATTTACTTCAAAGGCGTTCGATGATTATTGCATGGCAACAGGAATCAAAGTTGAGCACTCGGTTCCGCATGTTCATACACAGAATGGACTTGCCGAGGCATTGATCAAAAGAATTAAATTCATTTCCCGACCGCTCCTTCAGGGTTGTAATTTACCAACTACATGTTGGGGCCCGCTGTGTTACACGCGGCCAAACTCATCAATTTTAGACCGTCGGCCTACAACATCCACTCTCCTGTTCAGCTTGCGCAAGGGTCGGCACCGAAAATTTCCCACCTTCGTAGTTCGGTTGCCAGGTATACGTACCAATACCACCATCCCAGCGATCAGCAATGGGCCTGCTCCGTAAGTCGGGGATATACGTTGGTTATGAGACTGTGTCCATAATTAGGTATCTGGACCCCATGATAGGCGACCGTCACACGGCTCGTTTTGCTGATTGCATTTTTGACGAGGATTTTTCCCGACTTTAGGGGGAGAGAATCAACCCCTTGATGCTAAAAGTTGAGAAATCACGTGGCAAGCCACGGGAATCCATGCCCATGACCCGCGCACTGCTGAGACTGCGAGAGAagtccaaaagataatagatttgCAGTCATTAGCAAATGAACTGCCTGGCCACTTTAGTGACTTAAAGACTGTGACAAAATCGCATGTGCATGCACGCAATGCATCGGAAAGGGTCAAAATACCAAAGAAGAATGATGGTATACCCGCTCCCGTCCAAAGCCCTAAAAGGACGAGAGATCCGACTTCTCAAATCCCAAGTACTAGGGGACGCCTGACGAAAAAGGATACGAGAGATTTATCACAGCCTGTCACCAAAGTGCCCCAAAGTGAAACGGGTAGCCAGTCGAGACCTGTCACAAGTACGGAAAATTCAGTGCACGAAATTCCGGACTTAAACTTTCCCATAGGGGAAACACCCAACAAAGATGTGTGCGCACACATCGACGTGGGAAGTCTGAAGGACCTTGCTCCCAGAATGGGAAATTTGGTAGAGCAAGTATTGGCCCCAAATGCGCTCCATGACGAAATGGCCATAGATTATATTTATACGGGAGAGTCTCTGAACCGAGCAACGTTGATTGTCTACATTAACTTTGCTACGAAAATTGCCTCAATCATAGATCTTGACCCTGAGACTAAAACGCTCGTTGATTGCAAGAAAAGGTCGGATTGGAATAATTGGCAGAAGGCAATTACTGCCGAATTATTATCTCTCAACAAAAGGAAGGTGTTCAGACCAGTTTGTCAAAGCCCTCCCCACATTCGACCGGTTGGCCATTGGTGGGTTTTTGTTCGAAAGAGAGATGAAAATAATAAGGTAGTAAGGTACAAAGCAAGGCTTTTGCTCAAGGGTTCACTCAACGACCCGGTGTTGATTTTGAGGAGACATATTCCCCGGTCATGGATGGAGTTACCTTTGGATACTTGATCTCATTGACAGTAAATATGGGCTTGAAAATGAAATTGATGGATGTTGTCACTGCTTACCTGTATGATACCTTGGATTCGAGCATATACATGAAGGTTCCTAAAGGTATCCCTGTTCTGAACCATGATAGAGCAAACAAGAGTTTATACATTGTCCAACTTCAAAAGGCATTGTATGGACTTAGACAGTCTGGTAGAATACGGTATAATCGCCTAAGCGATTTCCTTCATCAGAAGGGCTACACGAGCAATACAGATTGCCCATGTGTTTTTATACGGCAATCCCAAGATGGATTCTGTATAATCTCGGTGTACATAGACGATTTAAACATAATCGGTACACCTGAGGATATTGAGGAAGCGAGTTCCTACCTGATGTCGGAATTCGAGATGAATGACTTGGGTAAAACCAAGTTCTGTCTCGGTCTACAACTTGAACATCCCCCTGATGGGATTCTAGTGCACCAGTCTGCCTACGCCCAGAAGGTGTTGGAAAGATTTGGATTTGACAAGGCATATCCTTCTAAGACCCCGATGGTCGGGAGATCTTTGCAGCCAGACAAGGACCCGTTCAGGCCTAAGGAAGAGGGGGAGGAAACTCTGGGACCAAAGGTTCCTTACCTGAGTGCAGTTGGGGCACTCATGTACCTCACGAATTGTACACGGCCAGACATTGCTTTCGCCGTCAATTTGCTAGCTAGTTACAGTTCTGAACCTACCAAGAGACATTGAAAATGTGTCAAGGACGTCTTCCGCTACCTGCAAGGGACCAAAGATCTCGGCCTATTTTATAGAAGGAATCAAGACCTGTCCCTTATAGGCTATGCCGATGCTGGGTACCTGTCGGACCCTCATGATTGCAAATCACAGACTCAATATATTTTCCTTTGTGGTGGAACTGCGTTCTCCTGGAAATCAACCAAGCAATCACTTGTATCGACCTCCACAAACCACTCGGAAATAATGACACTATTCGAAGCATCAAAGGAATGTGTATCGCTTCGGCGGATGATCAACCATATTCAGCAGACGTGTGGGATGAACACCAAACAAACCCCTACCATTATCTATGAGGATAATACTGCTTGTGTTGCACAAGTTCAGATGGGTTATGTGAAGAGTAACCTCACGAAACATATTAGTCCCAAGTTCTTCTATGCATACGAGTTGCAACAGATGAACGAGGTGAAAGTCTTGCATACTAAGTCATGTGACAATCTTGCTGATATGTTCATTAAATCATTACCGACATCATTGAGAGGTGTGTGCGTGGAATCGGTACGATGAGACTTAGAGAGATGCAAGGTTCATGGGGAGAAACTTCACAAATTCGTCGCTGAAATCTTGATCCCGATGATTGAGTACTCAATCAGGTGGTTGAGTGGATTGTACTCTTTTTTCCTTGAGTGAATTTTCCTGATGTTTCTTGAATAAAGTTTTTAACGAGGCAATTCGTGCAATGCAAACGTATACTATATGctcttttttcatatttttcccACTAGTTTTTTTCGAAGTTTTAAGGCATGTATATACGGATAATTACCTAAGGGGAGTGTTGTGAAACCGATGGACCCTGGGCCTCGGTTGCGCCGACGGCTTGGACCGGACTCGTCGACgcgagttgcggaacaataagggcatctccaacagtttgttggttaggttgttggtaaaatatgccatgtcatcaaccaacaccttaacatacaactactccaatgggttgtatctagtttgcccaataagatgtgatgtaataaataaggtgctctctcattctacattggagcttgtgcaagggtgttggttaatttacatacaaccttgctctctttcctcatttattgcatgacacatcatcaaaaatcctatgtgttaaaattaccaacaactatcttacaaccattggagatgccctaataAAGTGATCCATGCGTAAAGGATTGCGTTGACCGGCTTGTCTTTATGATGGAGGGGCGTCCTTCTCCTCTAGCGCAATGCAAACTCCGCGACAAGGTCATGTTTTTCCCCTCGCGACTCTAGACATGCCTTCTCCCTGTTTGTCGCCTCTCTGGATGGCATGCTGTCACTTCCAAGGCGGTCACCGGCCTCGCAACAGCAGTAGCACAAGGCATCCGCCGCCCATCGCCGTTGCTCACTGGCTGGCCCCGCTGCCCCTGGAAGGCGTCGAAGATTTGAAGCGCCGGAGCCACGCACGTAGCCATGTCAGCGCTCCTGCCGCGACCGCGACCTCTGCGTCGGCGTCGGCCCTGAGCTCGCCACGCTGATTTACCTCCAGCCGAGATACTCTGTCCAGCCAATAGCACCTTCTCTTCTTTGCTCAGGTTCAATCCTTCCTCCTGCGCCTTTGTATTTTACTCTGGTAGGCAATGCACTCTAAGTGTTTGGTGAACTGTTTGCTTGCCAAGAAGGTGGTTTTAGGTTAATTCATTGCAATTTGCAAATCATGTAGTACGTTATTGGCCAAAGACACACAGCGCTGCACGAGCTAGTCATCCTGTTTTTCCATAAATTAACCACATGCTCCTTTTCCCTATTTTCCTGAACCTACTGTGTTCTTTCGGTAATTATATAGTTATAAGGAAATCTAGAATTGTCTACGGTGTATATGCTAAGACTAGTCCTCTCCAGCTACAAATATTttgatacagagggagtacacGATAAATTATATGTTATGCCTTTTCCACGGATGCAAAAACCACACGTTTTTTACTCTGGTGTAAAAAGTACACCCGTGTTGATTTGCAGTTTTGCATTCAACAGAATATATAGGAACCTTGACTTAGTTTCTATAGGTAAGCTTAGATTTCTTTACGTGCTGATGTCAATATTTCCCTCTATCACAGCAAGCCAGTTTTAATCACCGCCGAATATATATCATCAGGTACCAAGATGATAGACTCGTCTTGGTACGTCTGGCTTAGGAATCTAAATATATCATGAACTACAGTAAGAAACTAAAATGGATAGGTGTATGGAATGTTGTGTTCCAGAACTGTGACAATCACATCAGATATAAGGAAAAGAGACTGCAGCGTCGAGGCTGCTGCATGTTTATTAATTGGTGACCTTATCAAATGACACCAACGGGTGTTAAGATTTCCTCAGAAACAGAGGAAGAAGCAGCGTTTCTCCGAGAATCCAAGTCATCCACAGGAGTAGAGACTGCAGCGTCTCCCGTAGCTCCTTCCTCTGAAGATCTGGCGGCCAGACCCTGATGATTTGGCTCCTCGACCGTGTGGTTGTTGCTCCCGTTCTGGCCTCGCCGCCCCTGGAAGGCGTCGAGGTGCCGGAGCCACACATGTAGCCACGTCAGTGCTCCCGCAAGCTCCATATCTGTGTCGGCCCTGAGCTGGCCATGCTCCCGGGAGATAAACTTGGCGAGGTGGATAAGGAGCATGAGGCACGAGACGATACCGTTGGTGAGGAACAGCCCACCGAATCTCCACAGCCCCAGCCTAACGTCGGCGCCACCATTGCCCCTACCCACACACACCCCGGGGTGGCCGAACCACTTGTTCTCAATGCGCACAAGCTTATcctcctccaccagctccagAATGGCACGCGACAATTCTACCGCCAGAGGCGATCCCATTGGGAACACCTGAAGAACAAGGAAACTTATAGTTGTGCCACATTTCAACATAAGTAGACGAGACATTTTATCCAGAAATGTGTATTAAAAATGTTGGGAACACATACAAATCCAAACCCGCCGCTCTTGTAGGTTGGACCGGCCATGGAGTAGCCTTCGCAGTAGCGTGACAGGAAGAGCCTCAGGTATGGCACCTCGTCGAAGATCGCCGTGACGCCTCCGTTGTCCGACCCTTTCTTGAGGGCGTCAGCGTGTTGATCCATGGAGGAGTACGTCCTCAACCTCGCCTCTTCGAAGCCCATCTCCTTGAGGATGCCCCCGATGAAGGAACCCTCCTGGTACCCCACATAGTCGCATTCTCTCAGGTTGTTAATCGCTGGTTGGAGCTGCCGTATCGTCAGCATTGAGGACAGGTTTGCTGTGTAGCTTGTCGTCAGGATCAGCACAACAAACACCCACATGATCACCACCAACTTCCACAGGTTGCTCTCCAGCTTCTCCTCTGCAAGCAAGTGTGCAAACTATTAGTTTTCGTCTACAAATACAAGCAGCAGTATGTGTGTGTAGAAAAAAATGACGGGACGTGGTGGTGCTTTACTGTGGGAGAAGACCATGGTCGAGAATGCAAAGTACATGAGGACGCCGAATTGATTCCATGGCGTGCCACGGAACCGAGGGTTGATGTTGTGCTCGATTGCCCACACGACAAagccggtgaagaagaagaaggcaaggctGGTGAGCCAGAGTCCCGGTGTCAGCGGCTTCACGAAGATCCACATGCTGTTGCTGTTGTCTTGCTCTGCCACGATCATTGACCAGCCTGTGTCGGCGAATGGCATCGTGAAGGAAACCATCTTCATCCTGCTCGCTGTGATCGTGACGTCTCCGACCACCGCGTCCGCCTTCTGCGAAGACGACTTCAACAGAGTTCAACTTGTTAGCATGCTCGTACTAACCTTGTCAGGCACCAACTCTACAAGCCTTTCATACGACTCAGAGTCAGAGCTGTCATTAACTGGCACATAACTGTATGCAACTGGATACTTCAGCCTCGTCATGACGGCGTGGAACACATCTATGCAGTAGCCTGCCACTCTCTCGCTGGGGCTGCTCGGGTTGCCGGAGATCTCCACGAATTGGCTGAATCCACGCTTCACCGGGACGGCGACGCGAAGTAGTCGCCCGTTCGGTGACATGCTCCACCCAATCGGCACGGCGGCCGTTTCGCCTGGCCAGACTATCTGTTTCAGCTCTTTGCCTGCAGTCTTGAGGTCCAAGCTCGTCGTGATCCCAGACTCGGGCATCCAGAAACCCACCGTCCTTTCACCTTTGCCAATGACATTCACGATCTCATATGCCATGACTTGTCGCTGCCCATCAATCAGCCTGAATTTTCCTGCCAGGCCGTCGAACTTGGCATCGATCAGAGCATCAAGAAGTGTAGTTCGTTGTGCTGATCGGAAGGAAACCTCAGCTGCTGCCGCAGCTGCCCAAGCTGTGTCATACAACCATATCAGAGACACGGGTGCACTCGGGTCACCGGTTGCAGTGCTATCCTGGCtaagccttgcaatcaatcgtcttGAGAAGCTCTTGACTTGCTCTGTTTCCTGCACATGAGGCCGCAGGCTGACAACGCCCTGCATGTTATCAACGCCACCGAGGTTGGACGCAGCTTCACCAATGCCGGTGGAGCTGATCCACACATACCCTTCCGACATCATGCCTTGGGCCATGGCCCGGTGAACCAGCAAAATGAAATTTCTTTAGGAATGCTATTACTGATTACAGGTTCATAGGGTCAAAGACGAGTACATATACATGTGGTAAAAGTGCAAGAAACTCCTTATACAATGGGGATATACATACAAGGGACTATACACATCTAACACTTCTCCCTCAAACTCACGGTGGGTCAACAA harbors:
- the LOC123408288 gene encoding glutamate receptor 2.7-like encodes the protein MAQGMMSEGYVWISSTGIGEAASNLGGVDNMQGVVSLRPHVQETEQVKSFSRRLIARLSQDSTATGDPSAPVSLIWLYDTAWAAAAAAEVSFRSAQRTTLLDALIDAKFDGLAGKFRLIDGQRQVMAYEIVNVIGKGERTVGFWMPESGITTSLDLKTAGKELKQIVWPGETAAVPIGWSMSPNGRLLRVAVPVKRGFSQFVEISGNPSSPSERVAGYCIDVFHAVMTRLKYPVAYSYVPVNDSSDSESYERLVELVPDKKADAVVGDVTITASRMKMVSFTMPFADTGWSMIVAEQDNSNSMWIFVKPLTPGLWLTSLAFFFFTGFVVWAIEHNINPRFRGTPWNQFGVLMYFAFSTMVFSHKEKLESNLWKLVVIMWVFVVLILTTSYTANLSSMLTIRQLQPAINNLRECDYVGYQEGSFIGGILKEMGFEEARLRTYSSMDQHADALKKGSDNGGVTAIFDEVPYLRLFLSRYCEGYSMAGPTYKSGGFGFVFPMGSPLAVELSRAILELVEEDKLVRIENKWFGHPGVCVGRGNGGADVRLGLWRFGGLFLTNGIVSCLMLLIHLAKFISREHGQLRADTDMELAGALTWLHVWLRHLDAFQGRRGQNGSNNHTVEEPNHQGLAARSSEEGATGDAAVSTPVDDLDSRRNAASSSVSEEILTPVGVI